The Candidatus Binataceae bacterium genome includes a window with the following:
- the dnaK gene encoding molecular chaperone DnaK: MTGRQSRKMAKVIGIDLGTTNSCVAVMEGGDPVVIANSEGSRTTPSVVAFTDSGERLVGQIARRQAITNPNNTVFAIKRLMGRRFEDAEVQKAAKVLPYKVVKNDDGAAWVEIRDKRYSPPEISAFILQKMKQTAEDYLGEKVTEAVITVPAYFNDGQRQATKDAGRIAGLNVLRIINEPTAASLAYGLDKKKDEKIAVFDLGGGTFDISILELGEGVFEVKATNGDTFLGGEDFDQRVIDYLADEFKRDQGIDLRKDRMALQRLKEAAEKAKCELSTVMETDINLPFVTADQSGPKHLNIKLTRAKLEALCADLLDRLEGPCVTALRDAALKASDVNEIVLVGGMTRMPAVQERVRKIFGKEGHKGVNPDEVVAVGAAIQAGVLKGEVKDVLLLDVTPLSLGIETLGGVFTKLIEKNTTIPTRKSQVFSTAQDNQTAVTIRVFQGEREMATDNKLLGQFDLIGIPPAPRGMPQVEVTFDIDANGIVNVHAKDLGTNKEQSIRITASSGLSEEDIKQMVRDAEQHAAGDHKRRLEAEARNKLDNLVYTTEKTLKDYGSQLDETSRKSVEEALANAKSTLESKDPDEMNRAAEALSNASHKLAEAMYSKSRAQQGQPGDGGAAGGGAQPDGATGDSKQKSGDGEDVVDADFKEVK; encoded by the coding sequence CTGACAGGGCGACAATCGAGAAAAATGGCAAAAGTAATCGGTATTGATCTGGGGACGACCAACAGTTGCGTTGCGGTAATGGAAGGTGGCGATCCGGTGGTGATCGCCAACTCCGAAGGTAGCCGTACCACGCCTTCGGTCGTTGCATTTACGGACTCCGGCGAGCGTCTGGTAGGGCAGATAGCGCGGCGACAGGCGATCACCAATCCAAACAATACGGTGTTCGCGATCAAGCGCCTGATGGGACGCCGCTTCGAGGACGCCGAAGTGCAGAAGGCAGCCAAAGTGCTGCCGTACAAGGTCGTGAAAAACGACGACGGCGCCGCATGGGTCGAGATTCGCGATAAACGTTATAGTCCGCCGGAGATCTCGGCTTTCATCCTCCAGAAGATGAAGCAGACGGCCGAAGACTATCTCGGCGAAAAGGTCACCGAGGCGGTCATCACGGTACCGGCATATTTCAACGACGGACAGCGACAGGCGACCAAGGATGCCGGACGAATTGCGGGACTCAACGTCCTGCGAATCATCAACGAGCCGACCGCCGCATCGCTGGCGTACGGCCTAGATAAGAAGAAGGACGAAAAGATCGCCGTGTTCGACCTGGGAGGCGGCACCTTCGACATCTCGATACTGGAACTCGGCGAAGGGGTGTTTGAAGTCAAGGCCACCAACGGAGACACCTTCCTGGGTGGTGAAGACTTCGACCAGCGCGTCATTGACTATCTGGCCGATGAATTCAAGCGCGACCAGGGAATCGATCTGCGCAAAGATCGCATGGCGCTGCAACGACTCAAGGAAGCAGCGGAAAAGGCCAAGTGCGAACTTTCCACGGTCATGGAGACCGACATCAACCTCCCGTTCGTCACGGCCGACCAGTCTGGTCCCAAGCATCTGAATATCAAGCTGACCCGGGCCAAGCTCGAGGCACTGTGCGCAGATTTGCTCGACCGCCTCGAAGGGCCTTGCGTCACCGCATTGCGCGACGCGGCGCTCAAAGCTAGCGATGTCAACGAAATCGTGCTGGTCGGCGGTATGACTCGCATGCCGGCGGTTCAGGAGCGAGTGCGCAAAATCTTTGGCAAGGAAGGGCACAAGGGCGTCAACCCTGACGAAGTGGTTGCGGTTGGCGCAGCCATCCAGGCCGGCGTTCTCAAGGGCGAGGTCAAGGACGTTCTGTTGCTGGACGTGACCCCGCTGTCACTCGGTATCGAAACTCTGGGCGGTGTGTTTACCAAGTTGATCGAGAAGAACACCACCATACCGACCCGCAAGAGCCAGGTATTTTCGACCGCGCAGGACAATCAGACGGCGGTCACGATCCGGGTTTTCCAGGGCGAGCGCGAGATGGCGACCGACAACAAGCTGCTCGGCCAGTTCGACCTGATCGGAATTCCACCGGCGCCGCGGGGCATGCCGCAAGTCGAGGTCACCTTCGATATCGATGCAAACGGCATCGTCAATGTCCACGCGAAGGACCTAGGCACCAACAAGGAGCAGTCAATCCGAATCACAGCTTCTTCGGGACTTTCCGAGGAAGACATCAAGCAGATGGTGCGTGATGCCGAGCAACACGCCGCGGGTGATCACAAGCGGCGGCTGGAAGCGGAAGCGCGCAATAAGCTTGACAATCTCGTCTATACGACCGAGAAGACGCTGAAGGACTACGGTTCGCAGCTCGATGAGACATCGCGCAAGAGCGTCGAAGAGGCTCTGGCCAATGCCAAGAGCACGCTCGAATCCAAGGATCCCGACGAGATGAATCGCGCGGCCGAAGCGCTGTCCAACGCATCGCACAAGCTGGCTGAGGCGATGTACAGCAAGAGCCGCGCGCAGCAGGGTCAGCCCGGTGACGGCGGCGCTGCCGGTGGCGGCGCACAACCCGACGGCGCGACCGGAGACAGCAAGCAGAAATCGGGCGACGGCGAGGACGTGGTCGATGCCGATTTCAAGGAAGTGAAGTAG
- the hrcA gene encoding heat-inducible transcriptional repressor HrcA translates to MNGETNSLSTRRHALLLATVQEFIATAEPVGSQQVAAHYSLGVRSAMVRSLMAELEESGFLTQPHVSAGRVPTDKAFRYYVDHLLASSRIAFEDRAQIELHYSGRPRGLEDVMRDTPKLLALLTGQAALVVAPRLEAMTIERVSFVRLRERQVLAVFVATADRVENRLVETDRDFKQDELDRMARYLNESLAGRTLDEARRWIERQLKEQRAAYDQFRRDALALGGGAIGEKGDRTEVYVEGRVKALDQPEFADPERVRELLRALDDKSALLALLERSIQQNGLMISIGSENYDPRLACLSVIAASYATGSESAGSLAVVGPVRMDYDRVIPLVGYTARTLTRLLEH, encoded by the coding sequence ATGAACGGCGAAACCAATTCGCTTTCCACTCGACGTCATGCACTGCTGCTGGCCACGGTGCAGGAATTCATCGCTACCGCAGAACCGGTTGGCTCGCAGCAGGTTGCGGCTCATTACTCGCTGGGCGTGCGCTCGGCAATGGTGCGAAGCCTGATGGCCGAACTGGAGGAGTCCGGATTCCTGACCCAGCCGCACGTCTCGGCCGGACGCGTTCCGACCGACAAGGCGTTCCGTTACTACGTCGATCACCTGCTGGCGTCCTCGCGCATCGCTTTCGAGGACCGCGCGCAGATCGAACTTCATTACTCGGGCCGTCCTCGCGGTCTGGAGGATGTAATGCGCGACACCCCGAAGCTGCTCGCCCTGTTAACTGGACAGGCCGCGCTGGTGGTGGCACCGCGCTTGGAGGCCATGACGATCGAGCGCGTGAGCTTTGTGCGCCTGCGCGAACGGCAGGTGCTGGCGGTGTTTGTGGCAACCGCGGACCGGGTGGAAAACCGCTTGGTTGAGACGGACCGGGACTTCAAGCAGGACGAACTCGATCGGATGGCCCGTTACCTTAACGAGTCGCTGGCCGGTCGGACCCTCGACGAAGCACGTAGGTGGATCGAGCGACAGCTCAAGGAGCAGCGTGCCGCGTACGACCAGTTCAGGCGCGACGCCCTCGCCCTCGGTGGAGGGGCGATAGGCGAGAAGGGCGATCGGACCGAGGTCTACGTCGAGGGCAGGGTCAAGGCACTCGACCAGCCGGAATTTGCCGACCCAGAACGAGTCCGCGAACTGCTGCGTGCTCTGGATGACAAGTCGGCTCTGTTAGCACTACTCGAACGGAGCATCCAGCAAAACGGCTTGATGATTTCCATAGGCTCGGAAAACTATGATCCACGCTTGGCGTGTCTCAGCGTAATTGCGGCTTCATATGCGACCGGTTCTGAATCGGCCGGAAGCCTCGCCGTGGTCGGCCCGGTTCGAATGGACTACGACCGCGTAATTCCGTTGGTCGGCTATACGGCCAGGACCCTTACCCGGTTGCTCGAGCACTAA
- the grpE gene encoding nucleotide exchange factor GrpE, with the protein MNKHRKGNSGEPESHDDRQANGAEFMTLTDEMAESSGEAEARWQELQTQLQEKEKELAELKDKYLRALADGENARKRIRQQSEESVRIQKEGVLRDLLPIVDNLERAIGAAREGASDTAVIVDGVQMVLRSLMDFLKSQGVVPIVSAGQPFDPARHEAVDHVASDTHPPNTVVNEFHRGYLIGDRVLRPASVTVAKGLSNRRNNGESDTSEVEND; encoded by the coding sequence ATGAACAAACATCGCAAGGGCAATTCCGGCGAACCCGAGTCACACGACGACCGGCAGGCGAACGGTGCTGAGTTCATGACCTTGACCGACGAAATGGCGGAGTCGAGTGGCGAGGCCGAAGCTCGCTGGCAGGAGCTTCAGACCCAGCTCCAGGAGAAGGAAAAGGAGCTAGCCGAGCTCAAGGACAAGTATCTGCGGGCACTGGCGGACGGGGAGAACGCCCGCAAACGCATACGGCAGCAGAGCGAGGAGAGCGTTCGAATCCAGAAAGAGGGAGTCCTACGTGACCTGCTGCCAATTGTCGACAATCTCGAGCGCGCCATTGGAGCGGCGCGCGAAGGAGCTAGCGACACCGCCGTGATTGTCGATGGGGTTCAGATGGTCCTGCGGTCGCTGATGGATTTTCTAAAGTCCCAGGGCGTTGTCCCGATCGTCTCCGCGGGCCAGCCCTTTGACCCGGCCCGCCACGAGGCGGTGGATCACGTGGCAAGCGACACGCATCCGCCCAACACGGTTGTCAATGAGTTCCACCGGGGATACCTCATCGGTGATAGGGTATTGCGGCCAGCCAGCGTGACCGTGGCGAAGGGACTTTCGAACCGGCGAAACAATGGCGAATCCGACACTTCAGAAGTTGAAAACGACTAG